A window of the Serinus canaria isolate serCan28SL12 chromosome 27, serCan2020, whole genome shotgun sequence genome harbors these coding sequences:
- the LOC103821612 gene encoding keratin, type I cytoskeletal 23-like produces the protein MTQSCCCSHSSKGNSHRKRHKAAQGRRRGCSVLGSQTWGSIHTELSMSTSQGHFQFFSGSLRGSTGCGLAQQGTSYRASSADGGASSTHPSFSARPFWLAAGGAPWGGFGEHYGESIFLGGNEKQTMQNLNERLAAYLDKVRALEAANAQLESCILEWHRTKSHGKRHDFNQYEQNVTDMQRQIEDSKITNASILLQIDNANMATEDFRLKYEAEKCRRQGVQLDVENLRKELDGMTIITTDLEMEIEGLREEHILRRKDHEEDMEANRSSQNFKVNVKVNAAPPADLGKILAEIREDYEAIIEKNRQSLDNWYKEQSAATSLAATPNPEQIQRNENEIKELRRTLQSLDIELQAQISKKHMLEDTLADTRNYYAAALQNMQQIISRCEEELSQVRHDMKQQNNQYKVLLGIKTRLEKEISTYRLLLEGNADG, from the exons ATGACACAATCTTGTTGCTGTAGTCATTCATCGAAGGGAAACTCCCACAGGAAAAGGCATaaagctgctcagggaaggCGAAGAGGCTGCTCAGTGCTAGGCAGCCAAACCTGGGGTTCGATTCACACAGAGCTAAGCATGAGCACCAGCCAAGGCCATTTCCAGTTTTTTTCTGGGTCCCTCAGGGGTAGTACAGGGTGTGGTTTGGCCCAGCAAGGAACTTCTTACAGAGCATCCAGTGCAGATggtggtgccagcagcacacatCCCTCCTTCTCTGCCAGACCCttctggctggctgcaggaggggcacCCTGGGGAGGCTTCGGCGAGCACTATGGGGAAAGCATCTTCCTGGGTGGGAATGAGAAACAGACTATGCAGAACCTGAATGAGCGCTTGGCTGCCTACCTGGACAAGGTCCGTGCCTTAGAAGCAGCCAACGCtcagctggagagctgcatcCTAGAGTGGCACAGGACAAAGTCTCATGGAAAGAGGCATGACTTCAACCAGTACGAGCAAAACGTCACTGACATGCAAAGACAG ATTGAGGATAGCAAGATCACCAATGCCAGCATCCTTTTACAAATTGATAACGCTAACATGGCAACTGAAGACTTCAGGCTCAA ATACGAAGCCGAGAAGTGTCGCAGGCAGGGGGTGCAGCTGGATGTGGAGAACCTGCGGAAGGAGCTCGACGGCATGACCATTATTACCACAGATCTGGAAATGGAAATTGAAGGCTTGAGAGAAGAGCACATCCTCAGGAGGAAAGACCATGAGGAG GATATGGAAGCCAATCGCTCCTCACAAAACTTCAAAGTCAATGTAAAAGTAAACGCAGCCCCTCCTGCAGACTTAGGCAAGATTCTGGCAGAAATAAGAGAAGATTATGAGGCCATAATTGAAAAGAATCGCCAAAGCCTGGACAACTGGTACAAAGAACAG AGTGCAGCAACGTCCCTGGCAGCAACCCCTAATCCCGAGCAGATCCAGCGCAATGAGAACGAGATCAAGGAGCTAAGGAGAACTTTGCAATCCCTGGACATcgagctgcaggcacagattAGTAAG AAACACATGCTGGAAGACACCTTGGCTGACACTCGGAATTATTACGCTGCTGCACTTCAAAACATGCAGCAGATCATCTCCAGGtgtgaggaggagctgagccaggTTCGTCACGACATGAAGCAGCAAAATAACCAATATAAAGTTCTTCTTGGGATCAAAACACgcctggaaaaggaaatttccaCATACCgcctgctgctggaagggaatGCTGACGGGTAA